In Lemur catta isolate mLemCat1 chromosome 1, mLemCat1.pri, whole genome shotgun sequence, one DNA window encodes the following:
- the LOC123635768 gene encoding olfactory receptor 7G2-like yields MEPRNETTVSEFLLLELTQDAELQPVLFSLFLSMYLVTVLGNLLIILAVISDSHLHTPMYLFLSNLSLADICLSTATVPKILANIQTQSQSITYAGCLTQTCFLLVSATLENFLLAVMAYDRYVAICHPLRYAVIMNLRLCGLLILLSLAISIMDTLLHDLMVLRLSFCTHLEIPLFFCEVVQVIKLACSDTLINNILIYFAAVVFGGVPLSGIIFSYTQIACSVLRMPSASGKFKAFSTCGSHLSVVSLFYGTAFGVYVSSAFTHSPRKTAVASMMYTVVTPMMNPFIYSLRNRDMTEAIRKLLATIPSFL; encoded by the coding sequence ATGGAACCCAGAAACGAAACGACTGTTTCAGAATTCCTTCTGCTGGAGCTGACACAGGATGCAGAACTGCAGCCCGTCCTCTTCAGCCTGTTCCTGTCCATGTACCTGGTCACCGTCCTCGGAAACCTGCTCATCATCTTGGCTGTCATCTCGGACTCCCAcctccacacccccatgtacCTCTTCCTCTCCAATCTCTCCCTCGCTGACATCTGTTTAAGCACAGCCACCGTCCCAAAGATCCTGGCAAACATCCAAACACAGAGTCAGAGCATCACGTATGCAGGCTGCCTCACCCAGACGTGCTTCCTTCTGGTATCtgctactttggaaaactttcTCCTGGCAGTAATGGCttatgaccgctatgtggccatctgtcACCCTCTGAGATACGCGGTCATCATGAACCTTCGTCTCTGTGGCCTCTTGATCCTTTTGTCCCTGGCTATTAGCATCATGGATACCCTGCTCCACGATCTGATGGTCTTGCGGCTGTCCTTCTGCACACACCTGGAGATACCCCTCTTCTTCTGCGAGGTTGTGCAAGTCATCAAGCTCGCGTGTTCTGATACCCTCATCAATAACATCCTGATATATTTCGCAGCTGTCGTGTTCGGAGGTGTTCCTCTGTCTGGGATCATTTTCTCTTATACTCAGATTGCCTGCTCTGTTTTGAGAATGCCATCAGCAAGTGGAAAGTTTAAAGCTTTCTCCACCTGTGGGTCTCACCTCTCGGTTGTGTCCTTGTTCTACGGGACAGCTTTTGGGGTGTACGTCAGTTCTGCATTTACACACTCTCCCAGGAAGACGGCAGTGGCTTCGATGATGTACACTGTGGTCACTCCCATGATGAACCCCTTCATCTACAGCCTAAGGAACAGGGACATGACAGAAGCTATAAGGAAACTCTTGGCTACAATACCTTCTTTTCTGTGA
- the LOC123637388 gene encoding olfactory receptor 7G2-like: MEPRNETTVSEFLLLELTQDAELQPVLFSLFLSMYLVTVLGNLLIILAVISDSHLHTPMYLFLSNLSLADICLSTATVPEILANIQTQSQSITYAGCLTQMCFVLGSATLENFLLAVMAYDRYVAICHPLRYAVIMNLRLCGLLILLSLAISIMDTLLHDLMVLRLSFCTHLEIPLFFCEVVQVIKLACSDTLINNILIYFAAVVFGGVPLSGIIFSYTQIACSVLRMPSASGKFKAFSTCGSHLSVVSLFYGTGLGVYVSSAFTHSPRKTAVASMMYTVVTPMMNPFIYSLRNRDMTEAIRKLLATIPSFP; the protein is encoded by the coding sequence ATGGAACCCAGAAACGAAACGACTGTTTCAGAATTCCTTCTGCTGGAGCTGACACAGGATGCAGAACTGCAGCCCGTCCTCTTCAGCCTGTTCCTGTCCATGTACCTGGTCACCGTCCTCGGAAACCTGCTCATCATCTTGGCTGTCATCTCGGACTCCCAcctccacacccccatgtacCTCTTCCTCTCCAATCTCTCCCTCGCTGACATCTGTTTAAGCACAGCCACCGTCCCAGAGATCCTGGCAAACATCCAAACACAGAGTCAGAGCATCACATACGCAGGCTGCCTCACCCAGATGTGCTTTGTTCTGGGTTCtgctactttggaaaactttcTCCTGGCAGTAATGGCttatgaccgctatgtggccatctgtcACCCTCTGAGATACGCGGTCATCATGAACCTTCGTCTCTGTGGCCTCTTGATCCTTTTGTCCCTGGCTATTAGCATCATGGATACCCTGCTCCACGATCTGATGGTCTTGCGGCTGTCCTTCTGCACACACCTGGAGATACCCCTCTTCTTCTGCGAGGTTGTGCAAGTCATCAAGCTTGCCTGTTCTGATACCCTCATCAATAACATCCTGATATATTTTGCAGCTGTCGTGTTTGGAGGTGTTCCTCTGTCTGGGATCATTTTCTCTTATACTCAGATTGCCTGCTCTGTTTTGAGAATGCCATCAGCAAGTGGAAAGTTTAAAGCTTTCTCCACCTGTGGGTCTCACCTCTCGGTTGTGTCCTTGTTCTACGGGACAGGTTTGGGGGTGTACGTCAGTTCTGCATTTACACACTCTCCCAGGAAGACGGCAGTGGCTTCGATGATGTACACTGTGGTCACTCCCATGATGAACCCCTTCATCTACAGCCTAAGGAACAGGGACATGACAGAAGCTATAAGGAAACTCTTGGCTACAATACCTTCTTTTCCGTGA